A genomic window from Terriglobia bacterium includes:
- the ruvX gene encoding Holliday junction resolvase RuvX gives MKRILAVDYGRARIGLALADMEARIARPLGTLLRKNRNEDMRRLREVIREHGVCQVIVGLPLRLDGTPGAMAQEAARFAERIRKQIGLPVEMVDERLTSWEAEQQLGKKIGQRGTESAEKKKKRQEGKDSVDALAAAVILREYLERAGAAREKH, from the coding sequence GTGAAGCGGATTCTCGCGGTGGATTACGGGCGCGCGCGGATCGGCCTGGCGCTGGCGGACATGGAAGCAAGGATCGCGCGGCCCCTCGGGACGCTGCTGCGCAAGAACCGCAACGAGGACATGCGCCGGCTGCGCGAAGTCATCCGCGAGCACGGCGTATGCCAGGTGATTGTGGGGCTGCCCCTGCGCCTGGACGGCACGCCCGGCGCGATGGCTCAAGAGGCGGCGCGCTTTGCCGAGCGCATCCGCAAGCAGATCGGCCTGCCGGTGGAAATGGTGGACGAGCGGCTGACGAGTTGGGAAGCGGAGCAGCAGCTCGGGAAAAAGATTGGCCAGCGCGGCACGGAGAGCGCGGAGAAAAAAAAGAAGCGGCAGGAAGGAAAAGATTCGGTGGATGCGCTGGCGGCGGCGGTGATTCTGCGCGAATATCTGGAACGCGCCGGAGCGGCGCGGGAAAAACATTGA
- a CDS encoding outer membrane lipoprotein-sorting protein, whose translation MRLGNYCLMALALLAGALAAAAAQTPPHWTVDAVVEQMDHAAAGFRTLTADLEHSKYTDVVKDTSLETGRIFVRRDEKMRIEILKPDPRTILRSGDTLFVFTPKIKRVEEYDLGKSRAMVDQYVLLGFGTRGEDLKKSYLLTVLGEAAFDDRKTVLLELTPKSEKVRSQISKIQMWVDQASWIPVQQKFFETGSGDYFIFHYTNVALNSKISNSRFKPDWPKDVTRVKPRG comes from the coding sequence ATGAGACTTGGAAACTATTGTCTGATGGCCCTGGCCCTGCTGGCCGGCGCGCTCGCGGCTGCCGCGGCGCAGACTCCCCCGCACTGGACCGTGGACGCCGTCGTGGAGCAGATGGACCACGCGGCCGCGGGCTTCCGCACGCTCACCGCAGACCTCGAGCACAGCAAGTACACCGACGTGGTAAAGGATACCTCGCTCGAAACCGGGCGGATTTTTGTGCGCCGTGACGAAAAAATGCGCATCGAAATCCTGAAGCCGGATCCGCGCACCATTCTGCGCAGCGGCGACACCCTTTTCGTCTTTACTCCCAAGATCAAGCGCGTCGAGGAGTACGACCTCGGCAAAAGCCGCGCCATGGTCGACCAGTATGTTCTGCTGGGATTCGGTACCCGGGGCGAGGACTTGAAGAAGAGCTACCTGCTGACGGTTCTCGGCGAAGCTGCTTTCGACGATCGCAAGACGGTCCTTCTCGAGCTGACTCCCAAGTCGGAAAAGGTCCGCAGCCAGATTTCCAAGATCCAGATGTGGGTGGACCAGGCCTCGTGGATCCCGGTGCAGCAGAAATTCTTCGAAACCGGCTCCGGCGATTACTTCATCTTCCACTACACCAACGTGGCTCTGAACTCCAAGATCAGCAACAGCCGCTTCAAGCCGGACTGGCCCAAAGACGTAACCCGGGTCAAACCCCGCGGCTAG
- the ada gene encoding bifunctional DNA-binding transcriptional regulator/O6-methylguanine-DNA methyltransferase Ada: MKDSTPNAPTGNASAAGKYWRAVLARDARWDGKFVLAVLSTRIYCRPSCPARRPLRRNAVFYARPEEAERNGFRACRRCRPKEVSGAATLVERAARHLAERGGEGLKLGALAAALQSSPGVLRRAFRAMTGLTPRAFADAVRTARFKKELRGGGNVAAALYETGFGSASRAYERSNAKLGMTPAVYRRGGAGMQIHYAIADCALGKVLVGATERGVSAVYLGDAEKALSAELRREYPRAELGPADASFSRWVREIVQRIEGQRPRLDLPLDVQATAFQRRVWQELQRIPFGATRTYSQIARALGKGKAVRAVARACATNPVSIVVPCHRVIREDGSLAGYRWGLSRKERLLERERDAAGR, translated from the coding sequence ATGAAAGACTCCACGCCCAATGCACCGACCGGAAACGCCAGCGCCGCCGGGAAGTACTGGCGCGCCGTGCTGGCCCGCGATGCCCGCTGGGACGGCAAATTCGTGCTGGCGGTGCTCTCCACGCGGATCTACTGCCGGCCTTCGTGCCCGGCGCGGCGGCCGCTGCGCCGCAACGCCGTGTTTTACGCGCGGCCCGAGGAGGCGGAGCGCAATGGCTTCCGCGCCTGCCGCCGCTGCCGGCCGAAGGAAGTGTCCGGCGCGGCGACGCTGGTGGAACGCGCGGCGCGGCATCTCGCGGAGCGCGGCGGGGAGGGGCTGAAGCTGGGTGCGCTGGCCGCCGCACTGCAGAGTTCGCCCGGGGTGCTGCGCCGGGCCTTTCGGGCGATGACCGGGTTGACGCCACGGGCCTTTGCCGATGCCGTGCGCACCGCGCGCTTCAAGAAGGAGTTGCGCGGGGGGGGCAACGTGGCCGCGGCACTCTACGAAACGGGTTTCGGCTCGGCCAGCCGCGCCTACGAGCGCAGCAATGCCAAGCTGGGAATGACGCCGGCGGTCTATCGCCGGGGAGGAGCAGGGATGCAAATACATTATGCGATCGCGGATTGCGCGCTGGGCAAGGTGCTGGTGGGGGCGACGGAGCGCGGCGTCTCCGCCGTCTATCTGGGGGACGCCGAAAAGGCGCTGTCCGCCGAGCTGCGCCGGGAGTATCCGCGGGCGGAGCTGGGTCCGGCGGACGCCTCGTTTTCACGCTGGGTGCGCGAGATCGTGCAACGCATCGAGGGCCAGCGGCCGCGTCTCGATCTTCCGCTGGACGTGCAGGCCACGGCCTTCCAGCGCCGCGTCTGGCAGGAACTGCAGCGCATTCCCTTCGGAGCCACGCGCACCTACAGCCAGATCGCGCGCGCTCTGGGGAAAGGCAAGGCCGTGCGCGCCGTGGCGCGGGCCTGCGCCACCAATCCGGTTTCCATCGTGGTGCCGTGCCACCGGGTGATCCGCGAGGACGGCAGCCTGGCGGGCTACCGCTGGGGGCTTTCGCGGAAGGAGCGGCTGCTGGAGCGGGAGCGCGACGCGGCGGGGCGCTAG
- a CDS encoding VWA domain-containing protein: MTPVDFEAKFRGQPVHILSVAPDNRPRRIVILLDVSGSMHGGRSGREWELARAMAAHIALSRLPNSEMALILFSDKIIEQVDFSQGTKLVTERLNQIGAQRDYTKKNVRGTTALLDSILAGFRMLDAPTSADVLYAITDGGDNKSHSKVRNVERTLVSAGVRFYASLFSSEFGPGVQALGTTSPEDIADIAKATGGEVLGMVGVTPAGDVDYQLTDERKRAFSDALQRMYLAMLLNYRVEVEFPQPVKKWSDWTLRLSSEKRRQFKDAQVGFPSRLAPCVAPASNN, translated from the coding sequence TTGACGCCGGTGGACTTCGAGGCCAAATTCCGCGGCCAGCCGGTCCATATTCTCTCCGTCGCTCCGGACAATCGTCCGCGCCGCATCGTCATCCTTCTCGATGTAAGCGGAAGCATGCATGGCGGCCGCTCGGGCCGCGAATGGGAACTCGCCCGCGCGATGGCTGCGCACATTGCTTTGTCCCGCCTGCCAAATAGCGAGATGGCTCTCATCCTCTTTTCCGACAAGATCATCGAACAGGTCGATTTCTCCCAGGGAACAAAGTTGGTCACAGAGAGGTTGAACCAGATCGGCGCGCAGCGGGACTATACGAAGAAAAACGTGCGTGGCACTACCGCACTGTTGGACTCCATCCTCGCGGGGTTCCGGATGCTGGACGCTCCCACCTCCGCTGACGTGTTGTACGCCATCACCGACGGCGGCGACAACAAGAGTCACAGCAAAGTCAGGAATGTCGAGCGTACCTTGGTTTCCGCGGGGGTTCGCTTCTATGCGTCGCTGTTCAGTTCTGAATTTGGGCCGGGTGTCCAGGCGCTGGGGACAACCAGCCCGGAAGACATTGCGGATATTGCCAAGGCGACGGGCGGGGAAGTGCTTGGCATGGTCGGAGTCACTCCCGCTGGGGACGTGGATTACCAGTTGACCGACGAGCGAAAGCGCGCGTTCTCCGATGCGCTGCAGCGGATGTATCTGGCGATGCTTCTGAACTACCGCGTGGAAGTGGAATTTCCGCAGCCAGTGAAGAAATGGTCGGACTGGACGCTCCGTCTCTCCAGCGAGAAGCGCCGCCAATTCAAGGACGCGCAAGTCGGCTTCCCCTCCAGACTCGCGCCGTGCGTGGCGCCCGCTTCAAACAATTGA
- a CDS encoding PilZ domain-containing protein — protein MSATNRAVQFPVVPAADSAAEANFSSAAPQTANGRVPQLRVMPIHTGPQPHRFARVPTHAVSVHRDREQREHPRASLKLPLRLRSVDGIAEPFPVTLVTRDISSTGVFFLCPRSLALGTTVELEIVLVSKPMGRGNVVMVSLARVCRAEPAAMPGWFGVAASFAQLEFDRDDGLPSRFLNR, from the coding sequence ATGAGCGCAACGAATCGCGCAGTGCAATTTCCTGTTGTCCCGGCGGCAGATTCCGCCGCGGAAGCTAATTTCTCGAGTGCCGCACCGCAAACGGCGAACGGGCGGGTCCCGCAACTGCGGGTGATGCCGATTCACACCGGTCCGCAGCCGCACCGCTTCGCCCGTGTGCCCACCCACGCCGTGAGTGTACATCGCGACCGCGAGCAGCGCGAACACCCGCGCGCCTCGCTCAAGCTCCCGCTGCGCCTGCGCAGCGTCGACGGCATCGCGGAACCCTTTCCCGTCACCCTGGTGACGCGCGACATTAGTTCCACTGGCGTTTTTTTCCTTTGTCCGCGGAGCCTTGCTCTGGGAACCACCGTCGAACTGGAGATCGTCCTGGTCAGCAAGCCCATGGGCCGCGGCAACGTAGTCATGGTGTCGCTGGCCCGCGTCTGCCGCGCTGAACCCGCGGCCATGCCCGGCTGGTTCGGGGTCGCCGCCTCGTTCGCCCAGCTCGAATTTGACCGCGACGATGGGTTGCCCTCCCGCTTCCTGAACCGCTGA
- a CDS encoding TonB-dependent receptor, which yields MKRLLCALFGLALLLVCATRSRGQAQITMGTVQGDVSDEKGGSVPDAVIEIKNLDTNFTRTEKTGADGHFAFLNLAPGRYTLTVTKPGFAVVEQQNINLTVGQAISLSFALKVSAVSERIVVADVPVVETTKTESSSTLSELAVAKTPVLGRKFEDLLTLTPGVSIVQGPDGDEINFNGQRGVFNNISLDGGDYNNGFFGEQLGGQRAAIDITLDAVKEFQVVAAGASAEFGRTAGGVVNVITKSGTNDVHGSAFYFQRLEALAANTSDGKPLQDFHREQLGGTLGGPLKKDKLFLFGAFEQILENLTRDNLSAPLGTPCAVTNPVFNSNITDTQIGASPDCQRQVLLDFFQSTLSQNEGLPVKHPIRNSAALGRFDWNVTPRNQFSASYNFDYSKNTNQTFDVPTYGNSANGIEGPSKIHALNLNFFTTVSSTKLNEAHFTYQRELRPRAAVPSNIPADTAMGFGPTFRFGQPFFLQPTVDELIWRTQIRDNFSIVSGKHTFKMGGEWLHTLNNQTFRGFFTGRYLFDDVAGFLHYASPAALGTGFGPTAAECADGTFTDISLVVDGLCPNDSAFTGGPLIFYLQDGVPTGLSTIPPGASNITNQDYALFAQDKWQILPNLTLNYGLRWEAQIFPGPVVPPSQTAYAIYLNNPAFPSDGTEHSQKKEFQPRLGLAWDVANNHKSVLRASWGIYNGRQNMLSQVGSITTNGVQQRTIYTQTSFGGGPVWPDAFPVVAGNPSCTLDPTQPNPFPCFTGVRVFSKDYQNPRIYTTNVAFEQELAPSLTAYVDFTLSKGVHMTRFYNANNGSGPTAMPANGDTVTYLGPSLFGPNLGDVFVTASPGKSLYRGVTFGVRKRFSQKWQMEANYTFSKDMDDDSNERDPFTDRTFNRFDLSKDYSYSDRDQRHRFNFYTYGELPWGFTGNIRMQAHSAQPITPETRIQNGVDLGRNSLRKDNAFFSFDWRLERPFHIGERMQIIPVLEMFNTFNNKNNVNPLTTPALFDFNGFLRLGVGDPRQAQLAVRFTF from the coding sequence ATGAAGAGACTGCTGTGTGCCTTGTTTGGGCTTGCGCTCCTGCTCGTCTGCGCCACGCGGAGCCGGGGTCAGGCGCAGATCACTATGGGAACCGTGCAGGGAGACGTCAGCGACGAGAAGGGCGGCAGCGTGCCCGACGCGGTCATCGAGATCAAGAATCTCGACACCAATTTCACGCGCACGGAAAAGACCGGCGCCGACGGCCACTTTGCGTTTCTGAATTTAGCGCCCGGCCGCTACACGCTGACGGTGACCAAGCCGGGCTTCGCCGTCGTCGAACAGCAGAACATCAACCTGACCGTGGGCCAGGCCATCAGCCTGTCGTTTGCGCTGAAGGTTTCCGCCGTCTCGGAAAGGATCGTCGTGGCCGATGTGCCAGTGGTGGAGACCACCAAGACGGAGTCCTCCTCGACGCTGAGCGAACTCGCCGTGGCCAAAACCCCCGTGCTCGGACGCAAGTTTGAAGACCTGCTGACCCTCACACCGGGCGTGAGCATCGTACAGGGCCCCGACGGAGACGAAATCAACTTCAACGGACAGCGCGGCGTCTTCAATAACATCAGCCTGGACGGCGGCGACTACAACAACGGCTTCTTCGGCGAACAGCTCGGCGGACAGCGCGCGGCCATTGACATCACCCTGGACGCGGTCAAGGAGTTCCAAGTGGTGGCTGCGGGCGCCAGCGCCGAATTCGGCCGCACCGCCGGCGGCGTGGTCAACGTCATCACCAAGTCCGGCACCAACGACGTACACGGCAGCGCTTTCTACTTCCAGCGCCTGGAAGCGCTGGCGGCAAATACTTCCGACGGCAAGCCGCTGCAGGATTTCCATCGCGAGCAGCTCGGCGGCACGCTCGGCGGCCCGCTCAAGAAAGACAAGCTGTTCCTCTTCGGCGCTTTCGAGCAGATCCTGGAAAATCTCACCCGCGACAACTTGAGCGCCCCCCTCGGCACTCCCTGCGCCGTGACCAACCCCGTGTTCAACAGCAACATCACCGACACGCAGATTGGCGCCAGCCCGGATTGCCAGCGCCAGGTGCTGCTCGACTTCTTCCAGAGCACCCTCAGTCAAAACGAGGGTTTGCCGGTGAAGCACCCCATCCGCAACTCCGCTGCGCTCGGCCGCTTTGACTGGAACGTCACGCCGCGCAACCAGTTCTCCGCGTCCTACAACTTCGACTATTCCAAGAACACCAATCAGACCTTTGACGTGCCCACCTACGGCAATTCCGCCAACGGCATCGAGGGCCCCTCGAAGATCCACGCCTTGAACCTCAACTTCTTCACCACGGTCTCCTCGACGAAACTCAACGAAGCCCATTTCACCTACCAGCGCGAGCTGCGCCCGCGCGCGGCCGTCCCCTCCAATATCCCGGCGGATACGGCCATGGGCTTCGGCCCGACGTTCCGTTTCGGCCAGCCGTTCTTCCTGCAGCCCACTGTGGACGAGCTGATCTGGCGCACCCAGATTCGCGACAACTTCTCCATCGTCTCCGGCAAGCACACCTTCAAAATGGGCGGCGAGTGGCTGCACACCCTCAACAACCAGACCTTCCGCGGGTTCTTCACCGGCCGTTACCTCTTCGACGATGTGGCCGGCTTCCTGCACTATGCTTCCCCGGCCGCGCTGGGCACGGGCTTCGGACCGACCGCGGCGGAATGCGCGGACGGGACCTTCACCGACATCTCCTTGGTCGTCGACGGCTTGTGTCCGAATGACTCCGCTTTCACCGGGGGGCCGTTGATCTTCTACCTCCAGGACGGCGTGCCCACCGGCTTGAGCACCATCCCGCCCGGCGCATCGAACATCACCAATCAGGATTACGCCCTCTTCGCCCAGGACAAATGGCAGATCCTGCCGAACCTGACGCTGAATTACGGCCTGCGCTGGGAAGCGCAGATCTTCCCGGGCCCTGTCGTTCCTCCGTCCCAGACGGCCTATGCCATCTACTTGAACAACCCGGCATTCCCTTCCGACGGCACCGAACACAGCCAGAAGAAGGAGTTCCAGCCGCGCCTGGGCCTCGCATGGGATGTCGCCAACAACCACAAGTCGGTTCTGCGCGCGAGCTGGGGCATCTACAATGGCCGCCAGAACATGCTCAGCCAGGTCGGTTCGATCACCACCAACGGCGTGCAGCAGCGCACCATCTACACGCAAACCTCCTTTGGCGGCGGCCCGGTCTGGCCCGATGCATTCCCCGTGGTTGCCGGAAATCCATCCTGCACGCTGGATCCCACGCAGCCCAATCCTTTCCCCTGCTTCACGGGCGTGCGCGTCTTCAGCAAGGACTATCAGAACCCGCGCATCTACACGACGAACGTGGCGTTTGAACAGGAGCTCGCCCCCAGCCTGACGGCCTATGTGGACTTCACCCTGTCGAAAGGCGTCCACATGACCCGCTTCTACAATGCCAACAACGGCTCCGGACCCACGGCGATGCCGGCGAACGGCGACACCGTGACCTATCTCGGCCCCAGCCTCTTCGGACCGAACCTCGGCGACGTCTTCGTCACCGCCAGCCCCGGCAAGTCGCTCTACCGCGGCGTTACCTTCGGCGTCCGCAAGCGCTTCAGCCAGAAATGGCAGATGGAGGCCAACTACACCTTCTCGAAAGATATGGACGACGACTCCAACGAGCGCGACCCCTTCACCGATCGCACCTTCAACCGCTTTGATCTCTCGAAGGATTACTCCTATTCGGACCGCGATCAGCGCCACCGCTTCAACTTCTACACCTATGGCGAGCTGCCCTGGGGCTTTACGGGCAACATCCGCATGCAGGCGCATTCGGCGCAGCCCATCACCCCGGAGACGCGCATCCAGAACGGCGTGGATCTGGGCCGCAACAGCCTGCGCAAGGACAATGCCTTCTTCTCCTTCGACTGGCGGCTCGAACGTCCCTTCCACATCGGCGAGCGCATGCAGATCATTCCGGTCCTCGAGATGTTCAACACTTTCAACAACAAGAACAACGTGAACCCGCTGACCACGCCGGCCCTGTTTGACTTCAACGGGTTCCTGCGTCTGGGCGTGGGCGATCCGCGCCAGGCGCAGCTTGCCGTGCGTTTCACGTTCTAA
- a CDS encoding EamA family transporter gives MTTAAFNSTPATKNPADQASLMLFAAFAAIYLIWGSTYFAIRIGLESFPPLLLAGSRHLLAGLVLYPILRWKTSIRPTWAQWRSAAVTGCLLLFISNGGVCWAEQTVPSGITALLVATVSLWLVLMEWLRPGGRRPGPGVVVGLLMGFAGLALLVGPAHLGGSERVPLGGAGILVVASLSWAYGSLYSKHSAHPASPFLGVAMQSLAGGAALWTAGLLLGEGRTLAHAGVSLRSGVALGYLTVFGSGIGFTAYLYLLKRTTASRVGTYAFVNPVVALLLGWAFAGEGVTLRTWLAAAVILTAVILVISAPHAAPGHEADAIPTPGEA, from the coding sequence ATGACCACGGCAGCATTCAACTCCACCCCGGCCACGAAGAATCCTGCTGATCAGGCGTCCCTGATGCTCTTTGCCGCTTTCGCCGCGATCTATCTGATCTGGGGCTCGACCTACTTCGCCATCCGCATCGGTTTGGAGTCCTTCCCGCCGCTGCTTCTCGCCGGGTCGCGCCACCTCCTCGCCGGTCTGGTCCTCTATCCCATCCTGCGTTGGAAGACGAGCATCCGGCCGACCTGGGCCCAGTGGCGCTCGGCGGCGGTCACTGGTTGCCTGCTGCTCTTCATAAGCAACGGCGGGGTGTGCTGGGCGGAGCAGACGGTGCCGAGCGGAATAACGGCACTGCTGGTGGCCACGGTGTCGCTGTGGCTGGTCCTGATGGAATGGCTGCGGCCCGGAGGCAGGCGGCCGGGGCCGGGCGTGGTCGTGGGGCTGCTGATGGGTTTCGCGGGTCTGGCGCTGCTGGTAGGGCCAGCGCACCTTGGAGGCTCGGAGCGTGTCCCGCTTGGCGGGGCAGGCATCCTGGTAGTGGCCTCGCTCAGTTGGGCCTATGGGTCGCTCTATTCCAAGCACAGCGCGCATCCCGCGTCGCCTTTCCTGGGCGTGGCCATGCAGAGCCTGGCCGGGGGCGCCGCGCTGTGGACCGCCGGCCTGCTTCTGGGGGAGGGCCGCACGCTGGCTCACGCGGGCGTTTCGCTGCGCTCGGGCGTGGCGCTCGGTTATCTGACGGTGTTCGGCTCGGGGATCGGGTTTACGGCATATCTCTACCTGCTCAAGAGAACCACGGCGTCGCGCGTGGGCACCTACGCCTTCGTCAATCCCGTGGTGGCGCTGCTGCTGGGCTGGGCCTTTGCCGGGGAGGGGGTGACGCTGCGCACGTGGCTGGCGGCGGCGGTGATTCTCACCGCGGTGATCCTGGTGATCAGCGCGCCGCACGCGGCGCCGGGGCACGAGGCCGACGCCATCCCCACGCCTGGCGAAGCCTGA
- a CDS encoding ABC transporter permease produces the protein MMGELILRNLVHRPLRTLIAVLAVAVEVALVVLIVGLTSGLLSETAKRIEGIGADVMLQPPSASVFLAFSGSPMPIKIGAKLEELKYVQAVAPVLLQFSSSGGVDVLYGIDKESFRAVSGGFVFLEGRDMEGPDDLLVDDWAAKAKNIKLGDTFRILDHEWHVAGIVEHGKGARLFVPLATLQDLVGAHDKASIFFLKCTRPEHTPDVMEEMRQIFPRYEIRPLKDFLSLMTATNVPGLETFIHAMIALAVAIGLLVIFLSMYTTVIERTRDIGVLKSLGAGKHFIIRALLSESAMICLFGIVAGVVLSYALRAGFLRLFPTLSILITLEWILRAAGIALAGAIFGASYPAWLASRKDAVEALSYD, from the coding sequence ATGATGGGCGAGCTCATCCTGCGCAATCTCGTGCATCGTCCGCTGCGTACGCTGATTGCCGTGCTGGCCGTGGCCGTCGAGGTCGCCCTGGTGGTGCTCATCGTCGGGCTGACCAGCGGTCTGCTCTCGGAAACCGCCAAGCGCATCGAAGGCATCGGCGCGGACGTCATGCTGCAGCCGCCCTCGGCCTCCGTCTTTCTGGCCTTCAGCGGCTCGCCCATGCCCATCAAGATCGGCGCGAAGCTGGAAGAGCTGAAGTACGTGCAGGCGGTGGCCCCCGTGCTGCTGCAGTTCAGCTCCTCGGGCGGCGTGGACGTGCTCTACGGGATCGACAAGGAGAGCTTCCGGGCGGTTTCCGGGGGTTTCGTATTCCTCGAAGGCCGCGACATGGAGGGCCCCGACGATCTCCTGGTGGATGATTGGGCGGCCAAGGCCAAGAACATCAAGCTGGGCGACACCTTCCGCATCCTGGACCACGAATGGCACGTCGCCGGAATCGTCGAGCACGGCAAGGGCGCGCGGCTCTTCGTCCCCCTGGCCACGCTGCAGGACCTGGTCGGCGCGCACGACAAGGCCTCCATCTTCTTCCTCAAGTGCACCCGCCCGGAGCACACCCCGGACGTCATGGAAGAGATGCGGCAGATCTTCCCGCGCTACGAGATCCGCCCGCTGAAGGATTTTCTCTCGCTGATGACCGCCACCAACGTCCCCGGCCTCGAGACCTTCATCCACGCCATGATCGCCCTGGCCGTGGCCATCGGCCTCCTGGTGATCTTCCTCTCCATGTACACCACGGTCATCGAGCGCACCCGGGACATCGGCGTGCTCAAATCGCTGGGCGCCGGCAAGCACTTCATCATTCGCGCCCTGCTTTCGGAATCGGCCATGATCTGCCTGTTCGGCATCGTCGCCGGCGTCGTCCTGAGCTACGCCTTGCGCGCGGGCTTTCTTCGGCTCTTTCCCACGCTGTCCATTTTGATCACTCTGGAATGGATTCTGCGCGCGGCGGGCATCGCCCTGGCCGGGGCGATCTTTGGCGCCAGTTATCCGGCCTGGCTGGCCAGCCGCAAGGACGCCGTCGAGGCGCTCTCCTACGACTGA
- the mltG gene encoding endolytic transglycosylase MltG, translating into MKALLTLLLLVLLAAAAAGVWLWVSVTQPYQNFPAEGVFVEVPHGASCRTVSRLLAQEGVVRSALAFQLYCRRHPRRRLQAGEYFFDHAVSGRDVFWTLASGKVFEKPFVVREGLTMFEIARELESAGFVNAGAFLQAAQDPALIRDLAPGAQTLEGFLFPATYQFPRHPAAAAVTSAMVGKFKEQWTHIVRGGAASGNTGGSDPAGEGPAVSVESIVTLASLVERETPQPDERPLVASVYENRLRKRMLLQCDPTVIYALERDGSYSGKLTLGDLRVDSPYNTYRNRGLPPGPIGNPGEAALRAALAPAHSDFLYFVANTQGGHFFGKTLAEHNRNVRRYHRLLAGLPDVPEPAAPKRHAPPRHKHRAGNSSRSKGR; encoded by the coding sequence ATGAAAGCCCTGCTTACACTTCTCTTGCTGGTGCTGCTGGCGGCCGCCGCTGCGGGCGTCTGGCTGTGGGTGTCGGTGACGCAGCCCTACCAGAACTTCCCCGCCGAAGGCGTCTTCGTGGAAGTCCCGCACGGCGCCTCCTGCCGGACCGTCTCGCGCCTGCTGGCGCAGGAAGGCGTGGTGCGCAGCGCCCTGGCCTTCCAACTCTATTGCCGGCGCCATCCGCGGCGCCGCCTGCAGGCCGGAGAATACTTCTTCGACCACGCCGTCAGCGGCCGCGACGTCTTCTGGACCCTGGCCAGCGGCAAGGTTTTCGAGAAGCCCTTCGTCGTGCGCGAGGGCCTGACCATGTTCGAGATCGCGCGCGAGCTCGAATCCGCGGGATTCGTCAACGCCGGCGCTTTTCTGCAAGCCGCGCAGGACCCCGCCTTGATCCGCGATCTCGCCCCCGGGGCGCAAACCCTGGAGGGTTTCCTCTTCCCTGCCACCTACCAGTTTCCGCGGCATCCCGCGGCGGCGGCCGTGACCTCCGCGATGGTCGGGAAATTCAAGGAGCAGTGGACGCACATCGTGCGGGGCGGCGCGGCCTCCGGGAACACCGGCGGCAGCGACCCGGCCGGAGAGGGCCCAGCGGTTTCCGTCGAATCCATCGTCACGCTGGCCTCGCTCGTCGAACGCGAAACGCCGCAGCCGGACGAGCGCCCGCTCGTCGCCAGCGTCTACGAAAACCGCCTGCGCAAGCGCATGCTCCTGCAATGTGACCCCACGGTGATCTATGCGCTGGAGCGCGACGGCAGCTACTCCGGCAAGCTCACGCTTGGCGACCTGCGCGTCGATTCGCCCTACAACACCTATCGCAACCGCGGCCTGCCTCCGGGCCCCATCGGCAATCCCGGCGAGGCCGCGCTGCGCGCCGCTCTCGCTCCCGCGCACAGCGACTTTCTCTATTTCGTGGCCAACACCCAGGGCGGCCATTTCTTTGGCAAAACCCTGGCGGAGCATAATCGCAACGTGCGCCGCTACCACCGCCTGTTGGCCGGGCTCCCGGATGTCCCCGAACCCGCGGCGCCAAAAAGGCACGCACCGCCGCGGCACAAGCACAGAGCCGGCAACTCGTCGAGGAGCAAAGGACGATGA
- a CDS encoding ABC transporter ATP-binding protein: MSTEPILKTENLWKLYRAGKVEVPALRGVNFAVQPGESVAVMGPSGCGKSSLLYVIGGLAQASRGRVLVDGNDLTAMSDAERTKLRRHKIGFVFQRFNLLPTLTAKGNIAIAQYIHGDGFDPHRFDVVTKMLGLEGRLAHKPSELSGGEQQRVAIARAIINEPKILLADEPTGNLDTKNSEVVLAMLRQLNKELGQTIVMITHNPEATTFFDRIVHMRDGVIVDGIPAD; this comes from the coding sequence ATGAGCACGGAACCGATCCTGAAGACGGAAAACCTCTGGAAGCTCTACCGCGCGGGCAAAGTGGAAGTCCCGGCGTTGCGCGGCGTGAACTTCGCCGTGCAGCCCGGGGAATCCGTGGCGGTGATGGGCCCGTCCGGCTGCGGAAAGTCTTCGCTGCTCTACGTCATCGGCGGGCTGGCGCAGGCCAGCCGCGGGCGCGTCCTGGTGGACGGCAACGACCTCACCGCGATGAGCGACGCCGAGCGCACCAAGCTGCGCCGCCACAAGATCGGCTTCGTCTTCCAGCGCTTCAATCTCCTGCCCACGCTCACCGCCAAGGGCAATATCGCCATCGCCCAGTACATTCACGGCGACGGCTTCGACCCCCACCGCTTCGACGTCGTCACCAAGATGCTCGGCCTCGAGGGCCGCCTGGCGCACAAACCCTCCGAGCTTTCCGGCGGCGAGCAGCAGCGCGTGGCCATCGCCCGGGCCATCATCAACGAGCCCAAAATCCTGCTGGCCGACGAGCCCACCGGCAACCTGGACACCAAGAATTCCGAAGTGGTCCTGGCGATGCTCCGCCAGCTCAACAAAGAACTGGGCCAGACCATCGTCATGATCACCCACAACCCTGAAGCCACCACTTTTTTTGATCGCATCGTGCACATGCGCGACGGCGTCATCGTGGATGGCATTCCGGCGGATTGA